The following DNA comes from Flammeovirgaceae bacterium.
AGGATTGGGCACTTGTGGGCCATGAAGACGAGCCGCAGCCCAGCGAATCGCAGGAGGCATAGTTGTAAACACCGTATAACCCGCGCGTATGTTCCTACCTTTCTATCGCATTTTGTATGCCCTGCCCTTTGTGGGCCCGCTGGCCATGGCCCAATCCATGGAAACCGTAATACAGCAAGGGCACGAACTGGCGGTGCTGGCGGTAACGGTAAGCCCGGATAGCAACCTGGTGGCCACCGGCAGCCGGGACAAGTCTGCCAAACTGTGGGAACTGTCCACGGGGCGTGAAATAAGGAGTTTCCTCGGCCATGAAGGGACAGTCAATTGTATTGACTTTTCCCCCGATGGCAAGCTTATGATCACCAGTAGTGCGGACAAGACGGCCAAGCTGTGGGACGTGGCCACGGGAGAAGAAGTTTTTTCCACACCTGAAGCGTTCAAAATGCTGACGGCCGCGGCCTTTGGCCCCACTGGCGAATACTTTATCGTAGGCGGGTTTGACAATGAAGCCCATGTGTACGGTACAAAAAGCAAGAAAACCCTGGCCACCCTAAAGGTCAATGCGGACCAGGGGCTGGGCTACGGGGTCAATTTTGCCTTTTCGCCCAATGGCAAATGGCTCGCCATCGGGGAAGACAACCATACGGCCAATGTCTATGAAACTTCGACCTGGGAAAAGAAATTTACTTTTGCCGAAAAGGAGGGGTCTTGCGGGGGATGTGCCACCTGGGTAGGGTTTAACAAGGATAGCCAGTCGCTGGTGATGGCCTCCAACGGTGGCCCCGTAAAAAAATATAGCCTTGCCACAGGAAAACAAACCCTGCAATACATCGGGGACCTGGAAGATATTTCCCACGTGGCCTTCAGCCCGGACGACAAACAAGTGTTGGTGGTAACCAAAAAGGAAGCCATTATATGGGACAACCTTACCGGAAGGCAATTGCTGCGGAAATCGCCACAAGTAAACGCGGAGATCAAAGAAGCCAAATACACCAAAAACGGGGCCAGCCTTTTGCTTGCCTGCGACAACAACATTATTTACCAATGGGACCCCTGGAGCGGGAAGGTAATAAAGGAACTTACCGGGTTGATCAATATGCGGGACAAGGGCAACATCAATTACGACCCCAATTTCTATTGGGACTCGTACATTGCAAAATACATCCGGTTCAAAAACCGCATCATGCTGTCAGGGGATGGGAAAGAACTTATAAAAGGAAAGTTTGGGACGAAGGTAAAAAGATGGGACATCGCGACTGGAAAAACCACCATGGAATATGTGGGGCATGACAAGGCCGCATTGTGCTACGACCTCTCCAAAGATGGCAAAAGAATGGTGACCGGGGGCGGGGACGGGAAAATCATTTTATGGGATGTGGAAACCGGGGACACCATCAGGACCATACAGTCGTACCGGGAGCCCATCTTTGATATAAAGTTCAACAAGGACGAAACGGAGGTTGCCTCTTCCAGTTGGGACGCCACCTTCAAAACACATGACCTGAAAACAGGCAAAAGGACCAACTACGTTGATTTCAAGACCAATTCCGTTTATAACCTTGCCTACCACCCTTCGGGCCTATATGTGTTTATTGCCAACATGGATTTTAGCCTGCAGCTTATGGAGTTGGATACCCACAAACCGGTGAGGGACTTTGTTGGCCACAGCGACATTATCTCCTCCTTGACGGTTAGCCCCGATCAACGGTTGTTGATGAGCACAAGCTGGGATGGCTCGGTGCGGATATGGGACATCGCCACGGGACTGATGGACACAAAATTCAAAGGCCACCGTGGGGCCGTGCACACCGCCATATTCAGCCATGACGGCAACACCGTTTATTCTGCCGGTGCCGACCGCATCATCCGGGCGTGGGATGCCCATACCGCTGCGGAAACGCACCAGTTCATAGGCCACACCTCGGAAATCACCTCCCTGGTTTTGAGCAAGGACGGCAAAATGCTGATCAGCCACAGCCTTGACGGGGCCACCAAGTTTTGGGACCTGGGCACAGGAAAGGAGTTTTTCGAGCACATCCATTTTGGCAACAGCGAGTGGATGGTGAAAAGCCCGGAAGGATATTTTAATGGCACGGACGAAGCGCGAAAATATATCCACTTCGTGGAAGGGACCAAGGCCTATTCCGTGGACCAGTTTTTTGATGAATTCTACCGCCCTGATTTGCTTCCCAAGATATTCATGAGCCGTGGCGGGCTTGAAGAACTGAAGGGGATACGCAACAAATTATTGGAGAGCCCTCCCCCGTCCGTTCAGGTGGCCGCCCTGCCCAGCGAAGGCAGCACCACAGCCGAGGTTTTCATTAAAGTAACCGACAATGGGGGCGGGGTACGGGAACTCAAGCTTTTTCACAATGGGAAAAACGTGCCGCTCACGGATGAAAACACTAAGCTTCCGAAGGGGAAAAACCAAACTTCAACCATCAAGCAACAGGTAACCCTGGTTGGGGGCACCAACACCCTCACGGCCACGGCCAAAAACAAGGACAAAATAGAATCGGGCCCCAGCTCGATAGAGGTTTTCTCCGAGTCAAGCGGCAAGAGCAGCACCTGCTATGTGCTGGCCGTTGGCATCAACGAGTACAAAAACCCCAAGATGACCTTGAACTATGCCAAGCCGGATGCCGCGTCATTTGGAAAATTGATCAACCAGAACGGGGCAGCCTTGTTCAAGGAGGTAGAGCTGCATACGTTGTACGACAAGGAAGCCTCAAAGGAAAACATCCTGAAAAAGCTTGATGAGCTGGCCCTTAAAGTCCACCCCGAGGATGTGTTTGTGTTTTACTATGCCGGTCACGGCAGTATGGTTGACGACCGGTTTTACTTTATCCCCACGGAAAGCGTGAGGTTGTATGATTTGGCCTCCTTGAAAAAGGATGCCATAGAGGCCAACATATTGCAGGAAGAACTTAAAAACATCAAAGCATTAAAACAGCTGATCATTATGGATGCGTGCCAGTCGGGGGGGTCGGTGGAATTGTTGGCCGCCCGGGGCGCTGCGGAGGAAAAAGCCATTGCACAGCTTTCGAGGAGCGCGGGCATCCATGTGATGGCCAGTGCGGGAAGCGAGCAGTTTGCCACGGAGTTTGCCGAATTGGGCCATGGGCTGTTTACCTATACCCTCATCACGGCATTGCAGGGCGCGGCTGACGGGGCGCCCAAAGACGGGAAAGTCACCATTTACGAACTCAAATCCTACCTGGACGACCAGGTGCCCGAGTTGACAAGAAAACTAAAAGGAAAGCCACAATACCCCTATACCTTTTCACGCGGACAGGATTTTCCACTGGTGTTCAACAAAAAGGATTGAGCGCTTATTTCAACACCCCCAATTCCTTACCTGTTTCCGTAAAAGCCTGAATGGCCTTGTCCAGGTGGTGCGGCTCGTGGGCTGCGGATATTTGCACGCGGATGCGCGCCTGCCCCTTGGCCACCACGGGGTAAAAGAACCCGATCACGTAAATCCCCTTTTCCAGGAGCCGGTCCGCAAATTTTTGTGCCAGGGTGGCCTCGTACAGCATGATGGGCACTATCGGGTGCTCCCCCAGCTTGATGTCAAACCCGGCCGCTGTCATTTTTTCCCTGAAATATTTTGTGTTTTTCTCCAGCTTATCGCGCAGGTCCGTTGTTTCCGTCAACATATTGAAAACTTCAATGGAAGCGCCCGTGATGGATGGCATCAGTGTGTTGGAAAACAAATAAGGCCGGGAACGCTGGCGCAACATTTCAATGATCTCTTTCTTGCCTGAAGTAAACCCCCCTGACGCCCCTCCCAGCGCCTTGCCTAAAGTCCCTGTGATGATGTCCACCCGGCCCATCACGCCCCTGTACTCATGCACGCCCCTGCCCGTCTTGCCAATAAAGCCGGAAGAGTGGCATTCGTCCGACATCACCAATGCTTCGTACTGGTCGGCCAGGTCGCAAATCTTGTCCAACCGGGCAATGGTGCCATCCATTGAAAATGCCCCGTCCGTTACGATGATGGCCTGCTTGGCCCCTGCTGCCCTGGCATCTTTCAATTGTTTTTCCAGGTCGGCCATATCGTTGTGCTTGTAGCGGTAGCGCATGGCCTTGCACAGGCGGACACCATCAATGATGGAGGCATGGTTCAGTTCATCCGAAATAATGGCGTCATCCGGGCCAAACAAAGGCTCAAACACGCCCCCGTTGGCATCAAATGCCGCGGCATATAATATGGTGTCCTCCATTCCCAAAAACGCGGAAATCTTTTTTTCCAGTTCCTTGTGGATATCCTGTGTGCCGCAAATAAACCTTACCGAAGACATTCCATAGCCATGGGTATCAATGGCCTTTTTTGCCGCGGCCACTACCCTGGGATGGGAGGACAGCCCCAGGTAATTGTTTGCACAAAAATTAACCACCTCCTTCCCATCGCTGGTTTTGATTTCCACGCCCTGGGGGGTAACGATTATCCTTTCGGTTTTATATAGCCCTGCTTCCCTGATCGATTCCAGTTCCTTTTGCAGTACGGGTTGAAGTGTTTTGTACATGTCCGTGGGTTTGTGGCAAATTTCTTTTCATCACAAAACTACAATTTGCCGCCAAGTATTGACAATTTCCGTCCAAAGGTTTTGTTTTTGCCTGCTCCCCAATTTCCACTAATTTGACCCCGGGTGCAGGAGGATTCTGCCGTTTTGCCGTATTCCAAATTTCAAAATCGATGAAAAAAACCAAAATTCTATTAATCGGGGCCGGGGGCCAGTTGGGCTCTGAACTGACCCAGGGCCTGTGGGCCCTTCATGGGGTGGACAACGTTATTTCATCGGATATCAAAGAGGCACAGGGGGTGCTGAAAGAAGGCCGTTACGAAAAGTTGGATGTCATGCAAAAAGACAAACTTTTTGAATTGATCAAAACGAACGGGGTCACGCAGGTATACCATCTTGCCGCGTTGCTTTCGGCCACTGGCGAACAAGACCCGCGCTGGGCGTGGAAGCTAAACATGGAAAGCCTCCTGTACGTATTGGAAGCAGCCCATGAATTGAAGCTCGACAAGGTGTATTGGCCAAGTTCCATAGCCGTTTTCGGCCCTACCACGCCCAAGGACAACACGCCCCAAGACACCATCATGGACCCAACCACCGTGTACGGCATCACCAAACTCGCAGGGGAGCGCTGGTGCGAATATTTTTTCAGGAGGTACGGGGTGGACGTGCGCAGCCTGCGCTACCCCGGGTTGATCGGCTACAAAACCCAGCCTGGTGGGGGCACCACCGACTATGCCGTGGATATTTATTTTAAGGCCCTGGCCGGCAAAAAGTACGAATGCTTCTTGTCTGCCGACACTTACCTGCCCATGATGTACATGGACGATGCCGTAAAGGCCACCCTGGACTTGATGGAGGCCCCAGCGGAAAAAATAAAGACCAGGTCCAGTTACAATATCTCTTCCATGAGCTTCTGCCCCGCCCAGGTTGCCTCCACCATAAAGGGCCATATTCCGGAATTCAGCATCAGTTACAAGCCCGATTTCAGGCAGGCCATTGCCGATTCGTGGCCCAAGTCAATCGATGACTCCCGGGCGCGAAGCGATTGGGGCTGGCGGCACAAGTTTGGACTGGAAGAAATGACAAAGGATATTTTGGACAACCTTGGCAAGGCCTAAAACGGCCGCGGATAAGGGACACCAAGCACAATAGGAGGGCAATTGTGGCCAGCGGGATGCTTAATACATGCCGGTTAGGGTTAATTGCAACTAAATTCCCCATTTTTGGGCTTCCTTAACATGATATTTGCGCCTTGAGCAAAATTTCGAAACTGGCTGGCGAAACCGCATTGTACGGACTGGGGAGCATCGTTCCCCGGTTCCTGAACTTCATGCTCTTCCCCCTTCATACCAGGGTATTCAATCCGGAGGACTACGGGGTGGTGAGCTACCTCTATGTGTTTGTGGCCTTCCTCAACATCGTCTACACCTTTGGCATGGAGACGGCTTACTTCCGCTATGCCACCAAAGAGGGGAACGACCCCAAAAGGATTTTCAATATTGCCCAAACAACGGTGGCCGTGCTAAGCCTTGCCCTGTCGGGCACCTTCATCCTGCTTGCAGGCCCCATTGCCAACAGCCTGTCGATACCCGGCAAGGAACACTATATTATATGGCTTGCCCTCATCATGTTCATCGATGGCGTGGTGGCACTGCCCTTTGCCCGCCTTCGGCTTGAAAAAAAACCTTTGAAGTTTGCCTTTGCCCGGATCGTGAACGTGCTCATCCTTATCGGCCTGAACCTTTATTTTTTTGTGATCGCGGA
Coding sequences within:
- a CDS encoding caspase family protein, coding for MFLPFYRILYALPFVGPLAMAQSMETVIQQGHELAVLAVTVSPDSNLVATGSRDKSAKLWELSTGREIRSFLGHEGTVNCIDFSPDGKLMITSSADKTAKLWDVATGEEVFSTPEAFKMLTAAAFGPTGEYFIVGGFDNEAHVYGTKSKKTLATLKVNADQGLGYGVNFAFSPNGKWLAIGEDNHTANVYETSTWEKKFTFAEKEGSCGGCATWVGFNKDSQSLVMASNGGPVKKYSLATGKQTLQYIGDLEDISHVAFSPDDKQVLVVTKKEAIIWDNLTGRQLLRKSPQVNAEIKEAKYTKNGASLLLACDNNIIYQWDPWSGKVIKELTGLINMRDKGNINYDPNFYWDSYIAKYIRFKNRIMLSGDGKELIKGKFGTKVKRWDIATGKTTMEYVGHDKAALCYDLSKDGKRMVTGGGDGKIILWDVETGDTIRTIQSYREPIFDIKFNKDETEVASSSWDATFKTHDLKTGKRTNYVDFKTNSVYNLAYHPSGLYVFIANMDFSLQLMELDTHKPVRDFVGHSDIISSLTVSPDQRLLMSTSWDGSVRIWDIATGLMDTKFKGHRGAVHTAIFSHDGNTVYSAGADRIIRAWDAHTAAETHQFIGHTSEITSLVLSKDGKMLISHSLDGATKFWDLGTGKEFFEHIHFGNSEWMVKSPEGYFNGTDEARKYIHFVEGTKAYSVDQFFDEFYRPDLLPKIFMSRGGLEELKGIRNKLLESPPPSVQVAALPSEGSTTAEVFIKVTDNGGGVRELKLFHNGKNVPLTDENTKLPKGKNQTSTIKQQVTLVGGTNTLTATAKNKDKIESGPSSIEVFSESSGKSSTCYVLAVGINEYKNPKMTLNYAKPDAASFGKLINQNGAALFKEVELHTLYDKEASKENILKKLDELALKVHPEDVFVFYYAGHGSMVDDRFYFIPTESVRLYDLASLKKDAIEANILQEELKNIKALKQLIIMDACQSGGSVELLAARGAAEEKAIAQLSRSAGIHVMASAGSEQFATEFAELGHGLFTYTLITALQGAADGAPKDGKVTIYELKSYLDDQVPELTRKLKGKPQYPYTFSRGQDFPLVFNKKD
- the kbl gene encoding glycine C-acetyltransferase, which codes for MYKTLQPVLQKELESIREAGLYKTERIIVTPQGVEIKTSDGKEVVNFCANNYLGLSSHPRVVAAAKKAIDTHGYGMSSVRFICGTQDIHKELEKKISAFLGMEDTILYAAAFDANGGVFEPLFGPDDAIISDELNHASIIDGVRLCKAMRYRYKHNDMADLEKQLKDARAAGAKQAIIVTDGAFSMDGTIARLDKICDLADQYEALVMSDECHSSGFIGKTGRGVHEYRGVMGRVDIITGTLGKALGGASGGFTSGKKEIIEMLRQRSRPYLFSNTLMPSITGASIEVFNMLTETTDLRDKLEKNTKYFREKMTAAGFDIKLGEHPIVPIMLYEATLAQKFADRLLEKGIYVIGFFYPVVAKGQARIRVQISAAHEPHHLDKAIQAFTETGKELGVLK
- a CDS encoding NAD-dependent epimerase/dehydratase family protein, yielding MKKTKILLIGAGGQLGSELTQGLWALHGVDNVISSDIKEAQGVLKEGRYEKLDVMQKDKLFELIKTNGVTQVYHLAALLSATGEQDPRWAWKLNMESLLYVLEAAHELKLDKVYWPSSIAVFGPTTPKDNTPQDTIMDPTTVYGITKLAGERWCEYFFRRYGVDVRSLRYPGLIGYKTQPGGGTTDYAVDIYFKALAGKKYECFLSADTYLPMMYMDDAVKATLDLMEAPAEKIKTRSSYNISSMSFCPAQVASTIKGHIPEFSISYKPDFRQAIADSWPKSIDDSRARSDWGWRHKFGLEEMTKDILDNLGKA